A genomic window from Leptospira broomii serovar Hurstbridge str. 5399 includes:
- the map gene encoding type I methionyl aminopeptidase — MIYIKNKTEIEKMRAAGKLAARLLDYISGYVKPGVSTLELNDLCEEFTKKNGGKSAPLGYKGFPKSVCTSINEVVCHGIPKATDVLKSGDIVNIDVTPIVDGYHGDSSRTFIVGGKSSPEVELLVQDAEKAMWMGIEQVKPGNRINDIANAIDDYLTPKGYGIVRDLMGHGIGRGFHEEPQVPHFRSNRKLTKLEPGMTFTIEPMVNLGTWEVIFSKKDGWTVTTKDGKWSAQFEHTILVTEKGYEILTLP; from the coding sequence TTGATCTACATCAAGAACAAGACCGAAATCGAGAAAATGAGGGCGGCAGGAAAACTAGCCGCCAGACTTCTGGACTATATTTCCGGGTATGTCAAGCCCGGAGTTAGTACATTAGAACTCAATGATCTTTGCGAAGAGTTCACTAAAAAGAACGGAGGCAAGTCGGCTCCCTTGGGATACAAGGGATTTCCGAAATCGGTCTGCACATCCATCAACGAGGTTGTCTGTCACGGGATTCCGAAGGCAACCGACGTTTTAAAGTCGGGAGATATCGTTAATATCGACGTTACTCCGATTGTGGATGGATATCATGGGGATTCGTCTCGAACGTTTATCGTCGGCGGAAAAAGCAGTCCTGAAGTGGAACTTTTAGTTCAGGATGCGGAAAAGGCGATGTGGATGGGAATCGAGCAGGTCAAACCGGGTAATCGCATTAACGATATTGCGAATGCGATCGATGATTATCTGACACCAAAGGGTTATGGAATCGTAAGAGATCTTATGGGGCATGGGATAGGCCGAGGATTTCATGAAGAACCTCAGGTACCTCATTTCAGATCTAACCGTAAATTGACTAAACTCGAACCGGGAATGACTTTTACTATCGAACCCATGGTAAATCTGGGTACTTGGGAAGTTATTTTTTCTAAGAAAGACGGTTGGACGGTCACGACAAAAGACGGAAAATGGTCCGCTCAGTTCGAGCATACCATTCTTGTCACCGAAAAAGGCTATGAAATTTTGACCCTCCCGTAG
- a CDS encoding DUF350 domain-containing protein — MDFVWKYLSLVGKDLVFFLLGFLVFYIGKKVKDWLEPRKLDEELVRSDNGALALSLSGYYLGIIVLFITIVSHPGDGTGLVGDVIQVSAYSLLGVVLLLVSQWLNDAFILRGIDAQEEVYENKNLAVGTVLFGGTIASSFFIAAALNGDIGSKVFPEGLGLSISPIWERTLIGAILSVIFFLIGQLGMILFTFYYQLWIPYKLKDELESKQNLAAGIAFAGALLAIGILLTRALFREFDSIMHTGILLLLDLGFAFLIIPVLHFFAGRVILSGSTLKHEIAEDQNFGAGLLEAVVLVSFSAIIFFAV; from the coding sequence ATGGATTTTGTCTGGAAATATCTTTCCTTAGTAGGAAAGGACTTAGTCTTCTTTTTACTCGGCTTCCTTGTCTTTTATATCGGTAAAAAAGTCAAAGATTGGTTAGAACCTAGAAAATTGGACGAAGAACTTGTCCGTTCGGATAATGGCGCCCTGGCTTTAAGTCTCTCGGGATATTATCTGGGAATCATCGTTTTATTCATCACGATTGTCTCCCATCCAGGCGACGGAACCGGCCTTGTAGGCGACGTAATTCAAGTTTCGGCATATTCACTTTTAGGTGTAGTCTTACTCTTAGTGTCTCAATGGTTAAACGACGCGTTCATCCTGCGTGGAATCGATGCTCAAGAAGAAGTTTACGAAAATAAAAATTTAGCCGTAGGGACGGTTTTGTTCGGAGGAACGATCGCTAGTTCCTTTTTTATCGCTGCAGCTTTAAACGGAGACATCGGATCGAAAGTTTTTCCGGAAGGATTGGGGTTGTCAATTTCCCCAATTTGGGAGCGGACCTTAATCGGAGCCATATTATCGGTTATTTTCTTTTTGATCGGCCAATTAGGGATGATTCTTTTTACGTTTTACTATCAACTCTGGATTCCGTATAAGCTAAAGGACGAGCTGGAATCTAAACAAAACTTAGCTGCAGGAATTGCGTTTGCCGGAGCACTACTTGCGATAGGAATTCTTTTAACAAGAGCCTTATTTCGGGAATTCGATTCAATTATGCATACAGGTATTCTTCTTCTATTGGATCTAGGCTTTGCGTTTTTGATTATACCGGTTCTTCATTTTTTTGCGGGAAGGGTGATCTTATCCGGATCAACCTTAAAGCATGAGATTGCCGAGGATCAAAATTTCGGGGCGGGATTATTGGAAGCGGTCGTACTAGTTTCTTTTTCCGCGATTATCTTCTTTGCCGTTTAA
- a CDS encoding LIC_11502 family protein translates to MDTGENELDLPLSVLSGGIPIQDLLIAAKEAGIPSQMNDNSLLNRCLLAGLVGALKGFSERELSPFLPTHKTIFPEIKKELTEIFSTLVINESDEPSWLRESFEYGTKKVYHLEWKLYSSKELF, encoded by the coding sequence ATGGATACGGGAGAAAACGAATTAGATCTTCCTCTCTCCGTTTTAAGCGGTGGAATTCCAATACAGGATCTTCTCATCGCAGCAAAGGAAGCTGGAATTCCCTCGCAAATGAACGATAATTCTCTTTTGAACCGTTGTTTACTGGCCGGACTAGTCGGTGCTTTGAAAGGATTCTCAGAGAGAGAACTTTCTCCCTTTCTTCCGACGCATAAGACCATTTTTCCCGAAATCAAAAAGGAACTTACCGAAATTTTTTCTACCCTTGTAATAAACGAATCGGACGAGCCAAGCTGGCTACGGGAGTCCTTCGAATACGGGACGAAAAAAGTTTATCATCTCGAATGGAAATTGTATTCCTCCAAAGAATTATTTTAG
- the queG gene encoding tRNA epoxyqueuosine(34) reductase QueG: MFMESKELLSELESLVHKNGFQLFGAARAVVPESDKRNILEWVREGRHGNMDWYPRNMKLRLELEGLGFHPETVFVLGALYSDPEYEEIASKLPFRFSRYATGADYHAVLKKSARDVLTILRDRFPNNVFRQGVDSLPVPEKILAREAGLGWIGKNTNLLNEEIGSYFFLTVIFTDLPLRIASLTAKDRCGTCDECIRACPTGALSAYQIDARKCISYKTIEDRSPTVEGLHGWVYGCDICQEVCPWNRVKAKRRGTETEIEEFKVRDFFKTDGSAMLTLTDEEFQRQFSDAAVNRISYAQFRRNLITVNSE; the protein is encoded by the coding sequence ATGTTCATGGAAAGTAAAGAACTTCTGTCCGAATTAGAATCGCTCGTTCACAAAAACGGTTTTCAATTATTCGGAGCCGCAAGGGCCGTTGTACCGGAAAGTGATAAGAGAAACATTCTAGAATGGGTTCGGGAAGGCAGACACGGTAATATGGACTGGTATCCTCGTAATATGAAACTCAGATTGGAATTGGAAGGTCTAGGATTTCATCCCGAAACCGTCTTTGTTTTAGGGGCGCTATATTCGGATCCCGAGTACGAAGAGATCGCGTCCAAGCTTCCGTTTCGTTTTTCCCGATACGCTACCGGCGCAGATTATCATGCGGTGTTAAAAAAATCGGCTCGAGACGTACTGACAATTCTCAGGGATCGGTTTCCGAATAATGTTTTTAGGCAGGGGGTGGATTCTTTGCCCGTACCTGAAAAAATTTTAGCCAGAGAGGCCGGTCTAGGTTGGATAGGAAAAAATACTAATTTATTAAACGAAGAGATTGGTTCCTATTTTTTTTTGACGGTAATTTTCACCGATCTCCCTCTTCGAATTGCCTCCCTTACCGCTAAGGATCGATGCGGAACCTGCGACGAGTGCATTCGAGCTTGTCCAACCGGTGCACTTTCGGCGTATCAAATAGACGCGCGTAAATGTATTTCGTACAAAACAATCGAAGATCGTTCCCCCACCGTCGAAGGATTACACGGGTGGGTGTACGGTTGCGATATCTGCCAAGAAGTATGCCCTTGGAACCGAGTAAAAGCCAAGAGAAGAGGGACAGAAACTGAAATCGAAGAATTTAAAGTTCGCGATTTTTTTAAAACCGACGGTTCGGCTATGCTAACGCTTACCGACGAGGAATTTCAGCGGCAGTTTTCGGACGCCGCCGTCAATCGGATCTCTTACGCCCAATTTCGCAGAAACCTTATCACCGTGAATTCGGAATAG
- a CDS encoding methyl-accepting chemotaxis protein: MFANISIANRLRGSFFLIVLILLIIASVGIVSMDLVFDAVNGPMREAILKKDLSSKLLRSTIEMEFQQAKAFKLDRADEISGNSGEFLKEFREKTERDIRILEPLIKRPKGIKLLKEFKEERERYLIVLEKILVLQKSKAGPTEVTSFFHAEVEPTQKKLTYLLDEIYAFQAEILELETKELQRIQKFSFWSDLILSAFALIGALGLSWVIIRSITLPLNHALSASETVASGNLNIILDTNRKDETGKLLSSMDIMVGNLKSLITVVRDTSQSTKESSFEIEAQVDSVNNTSQQIAAGSEESSASLEELSSSFQNVATAVEREANLAGQIDARSRNFVKQLREVEMSLSNLVKTSQAAETSAEKGRTTVLKATKAMEDIRGISQQIQGIVDIITEISEQTNLLSLNASIEAARAGEAGKGFAVVASEISKLSTRTNESVKGIQDLISSTDGIVEQGTKNVDDVILSIESVSGDIRSIHAASESVIIALGEQLRSAEDISATIREVSELSFEVADATKEQKAAVAEISQSMQNSTAEAQRLASISQKLASQAQGLKARTEQLDSNLSRFQI; the protein is encoded by the coding sequence ATGTTTGCAAATATCAGTATAGCCAATCGATTACGCGGGTCCTTTTTCTTAATCGTTCTAATTTTGCTAATAATTGCAAGCGTAGGAATCGTTTCTATGGATCTCGTTTTCGACGCCGTCAATGGCCCGATGCGCGAAGCTATTCTTAAAAAAGATTTATCCTCGAAGCTACTCAGAAGTACGATCGAAATGGAATTTCAACAAGCAAAGGCTTTCAAACTTGACAGAGCGGATGAGATTTCCGGAAACTCCGGCGAGTTTCTAAAAGAATTCAGGGAAAAAACCGAACGCGATATTCGAATTTTAGAGCCGCTTATAAAAAGACCAAAAGGCATTAAATTGCTCAAGGAATTTAAGGAAGAACGGGAACGCTATTTAATTGTTCTAGAAAAAATTTTGGTCCTACAAAAATCAAAAGCCGGCCCAACCGAAGTCACCTCGTTCTTTCACGCTGAGGTGGAGCCCACCCAAAAAAAACTCACATATCTACTGGATGAAATTTATGCCTTTCAAGCGGAAATATTGGAATTGGAAACGAAAGAGCTGCAAAGAATTCAGAAATTCAGTTTCTGGTCGGATCTGATCCTTTCCGCCTTTGCCCTTATCGGCGCGTTAGGACTATCTTGGGTTATTATTCGAAGCATAACCTTGCCATTAAACCATGCCTTATCCGCCTCGGAAACGGTCGCCTCCGGAAATTTAAACATAATCTTAGATACGAATCGAAAAGATGAAACGGGAAAACTGCTGTCTTCGATGGATATTATGGTAGGCAACTTGAAATCGCTGATTACCGTAGTAAGAGATACTTCGCAAAGCACGAAAGAAAGTTCTTTCGAAATCGAAGCTCAAGTTGATAGCGTAAATAATACGTCTCAACAGATAGCGGCAGGTTCGGAAGAATCTTCCGCTTCCTTAGAGGAGCTATCCTCTTCTTTTCAAAATGTAGCCACCGCCGTCGAACGAGAAGCTAATCTTGCCGGGCAAATCGATGCAAGGTCCCGAAATTTCGTAAAGCAATTGCGCGAAGTGGAAATGTCTTTATCCAATTTGGTAAAAACGTCTCAGGCAGCCGAAACGTCCGCCGAAAAAGGGAGAACAACGGTTTTAAAAGCGACCAAAGCCATGGAGGATATTCGCGGAATTTCGCAGCAAATACAAGGTATCGTCGATATAATTACTGAAATTTCAGAACAAACTAATTTACTTTCTTTGAATGCATCTATCGAAGCCGCACGAGCGGGAGAAGCCGGAAAAGGATTTGCGGTCGTAGCGTCGGAAATATCTAAGTTATCGACGAGGACGAATGAAAGTGTCAAAGGCATCCAGGATTTGATTTCAAGCACAGACGGAATCGTGGAGCAAGGAACTAAAAACGTAGACGACGTGATACTTTCCATCGAATCCGTATCCGGCGATATTCGGAGCATTCATGCGGCTTCGGAATCGGTAATTATTGCGCTGGGTGAACAGCTTCGCTCAGCGGAGGATATTTCGGCAACGATTCGCGAGGTTTCGGAACTATCGTTTGAAGTTGCCGACGCTACTAAGGAACAAAAAGCAGCCGTTGCGGAAATCAGCCAATCCATGCAAAATTCCACTGCTGAAGCTCAAAGATTAGCCTCCATCTCGCAGAAATTAGCGAGCCAAGCCCAGGGCTTAAAAGCAAGGACCGAACAATTAGATTCTAATTTATCCCGCTTTCAGATTTAA
- a CDS encoding A/G-specific adenine glycosylase, which yields MVVSGSRNSQNKFDENFLKSTRTKLRGWFLREKRDLPFRQNRTPYSTWVSEVMLQQTRVTTMIPLYESFLQRFPKPSDLAEAEEEEVLRYWKGLGYYSRAKNLHKGVRKLVSEFSGIFPRTLEGALSLPGVGQYTASAILSISYNIPLAVLDGNAKRVLSRLFLFRGSPSKSASILQELADQFLDRDYAGDHNESVMELGARICLPTTPLCGECPLQKECEAYREGVQQEIPIAEKKSKEIALGIRFLIVRAPAGILLLRYSKRRFFKTIFTLPFTWDGKSPYAVDPVTELDLTFHDTGTKFRHTITHHKIVGSIWEASISAKQSRDLVDSIRKKHVEVDYKWCEWDDLETECPSSIAGKIKSAVSPKEPVLPGIPTVAKKAKGSQRI from the coding sequence ATGGTGGTTTCCGGTTCCCGCAATTCTCAAAACAAATTCGACGAAAATTTTCTTAAATCGACTCGGACTAAATTACGCGGTTGGTTTTTACGGGAAAAACGCGATCTTCCGTTTCGACAGAACCGAACGCCGTATTCGACTTGGGTAAGCGAAGTAATGCTTCAGCAAACCAGAGTTACTACGATGATTCCGCTTTACGAATCTTTTTTGCAACGATTTCCCAAACCGAGCGATTTGGCGGAAGCGGAAGAAGAGGAGGTCCTACGGTACTGGAAGGGATTAGGATATTACTCAAGGGCGAAGAATCTGCATAAAGGAGTTCGAAAATTAGTTTCGGAATTTTCCGGAATCTTCCCTCGGACCCTCGAAGGGGCGCTTTCCTTACCGGGAGTGGGTCAGTATACTGCAAGCGCTATTCTTTCCATTTCTTATAATATTCCTTTGGCAGTTTTGGACGGAAATGCAAAGAGAGTTCTCTCTCGACTTTTTTTATTCAGAGGAAGTCCCTCAAAATCGGCCTCGATTTTACAGGAACTAGCGGATCAATTTCTGGATAGGGATTATGCCGGAGATCATAATGAATCCGTGATGGAATTGGGGGCGAGAATTTGCCTGCCGACGACTCCTCTTTGTGGAGAATGCCCGTTGCAAAAAGAATGCGAGGCTTACCGAGAAGGGGTTCAGCAGGAAATTCCAATCGCTGAAAAGAAAAGTAAAGAAATTGCGTTGGGCATTCGATTCCTAATTGTCCGCGCACCGGCCGGAATTCTTTTGCTTAGATATTCTAAAAGAAGATTTTTTAAGACTATTTTCACTCTGCCGTTTACTTGGGACGGAAAATCTCCCTACGCTGTCGATCCGGTTACTGAACTTGATCTTACCTTTCATGATACCGGAACGAAGTTTAGGCATACGATCACTCATCATAAAATTGTAGGTTCTATTTGGGAAGCGTCGATTTCCGCTAAACAGTCTCGCGATCTAGTGGATTCGATTCGAAAGAAGCACGTTGAAGTGGACTATAAATGGTGCGAGTGGGATGATTTGGAGACCGAGTGTCCTTCCTCGATCGCCGGAAAAATTAAATCGGCGGTTTCTCCGAAAGAGCCGGTTTTACCCGGAATTCCGACAGTAGCAAAGAAAGCAAAAGGCAGCCAGCGCATATGA
- a CDS encoding UbiD family decarboxylase yields MNIRSTGDFLRELSRHKELLEITDPIDPILELAELQRRVVAKRGPALLFRNVIGSKIPVATNLYGSKKRIHIAFGEDPERFVQRIAHSAKHLLPPTFGKVWEVRSLAWAALKIGLRKISFPAVLESEEDSLDALPAIKSWPKDAGRFITLPLVYTESPSTGKGNLGMYRIQFHGPKQTGMHIQIHRGGGFHYHEAEKKDQALPAHIYVGGPPALTIAAVAPLPEEISEFLLASLLLGERLRISRKPELSPLPIVADADFALIGKIPPKIRKPEGPFGDHYGYYALKHDYPVFEVDRIFRRKDAVWPATVVGRPPQEDHWIAEYLQDLLSPLFPLVMPQVKGVWAYEESGVHSLAAAIVKERYRKEAFMGALRILGEGQLSLTKVLMVTDQEVELKDFKKVFSTILERFDPETDLHIFSNIAQDTLDYTGPKVNEGSKAVFLGVGNKLRKLKSKIEVSFKNSKFKKPKVYCPGALVVSGSPYKRGDELAELLLKESAIQGFTFVFLVDDSEGATVSDHDFIWNVFTRFEPAADIYGNFQVRRNHLSFSSPVVIDARLKDWYPAVLEPDPKIAKRVEDRFGRLLNSL; encoded by the coding sequence ATGAATATTAGATCAACAGGCGATTTTCTTCGGGAGCTTTCCAGACATAAGGAATTATTGGAAATCACGGATCCGATCGATCCGATCTTAGAGCTTGCCGAATTGCAACGAAGAGTCGTGGCTAAGCGCGGACCTGCATTACTTTTTCGGAATGTAATCGGATCGAAAATTCCCGTGGCTACGAATTTATACGGATCTAAAAAAAGAATTCATATTGCCTTCGGTGAAGATCCGGAACGTTTCGTACAAAGGATCGCGCATTCTGCAAAACATCTCCTGCCGCCTACTTTCGGAAAAGTCTGGGAAGTCAGATCCTTGGCATGGGCGGCTCTTAAAATCGGCCTGCGTAAAATTTCTTTTCCCGCTGTTCTGGAAAGTGAGGAAGATAGCTTGGATGCTCTTCCAGCAATCAAATCCTGGCCAAAGGATGCCGGACGATTTATAACACTGCCCTTGGTTTATACGGAGAGTCCTTCGACTGGAAAGGGGAATTTAGGGATGTATCGAATCCAGTTTCACGGACCGAAACAAACCGGAATGCATATACAAATTCATCGAGGGGGAGGATTTCACTATCATGAAGCCGAGAAGAAAGATCAAGCCTTACCTGCCCACATTTATGTAGGAGGTCCCCCGGCCCTTACGATTGCCGCAGTAGCTCCTCTTCCTGAAGAAATTAGCGAATTTCTTTTGGCTTCGTTGTTATTGGGAGAGAGACTGAGAATTTCCAGAAAACCGGAATTAAGTCCGTTGCCCATCGTTGCAGACGCCGATTTCGCCCTAATCGGAAAAATTCCTCCGAAAATCAGAAAACCCGAAGGACCGTTCGGCGATCATTACGGTTACTACGCCCTTAAACACGATTATCCCGTATTCGAAGTGGATCGTATCTTTCGTAGAAAAGATGCGGTATGGCCCGCTACTGTAGTCGGACGCCCCCCGCAGGAAGATCATTGGATTGCGGAATACTTACAGGATTTATTATCTCCTTTGTTTCCTTTAGTTATGCCGCAAGTAAAAGGAGTCTGGGCATACGAAGAATCAGGCGTTCATTCCCTTGCCGCAGCGATCGTGAAGGAGAGATATAGGAAAGAAGCATTTATGGGCGCCTTGCGCATATTAGGCGAAGGGCAACTCTCACTTACGAAGGTACTTATGGTAACGGATCAGGAAGTCGAACTTAAGGATTTCAAGAAAGTATTTTCGACGATTCTCGAGAGGTTCGATCCGGAGACCGACCTGCATATTTTCTCGAATATCGCGCAGGATACGTTGGATTATACCGGGCCTAAGGTGAACGAAGGGAGTAAGGCGGTTTTCTTGGGAGTGGGAAATAAACTTCGAAAGTTAAAGTCTAAAATCGAAGTCTCCTTCAAAAATTCCAAATTTAAAAAACCCAAGGTCTATTGCCCGGGCGCACTTGTCGTATCGGGGAGTCCTTACAAACGCGGAGATGAGCTCGCGGAACTACTGCTCAAGGAATCCGCAATTCAGGGATTTACATTCGTATTTTTAGTGGATGATTCGGAAGGAGCGACTGTGTCGGATCACGATTTCATTTGGAATGTATTTACTCGATTTGAACCGGCGGCGGACATCTATGGAAATTTTCAAGTTCGAAGAAATCATCTATCTTTTTCCTCTCCGGTGGTCATCGACGCTCGTCTTAAAGATTGGTATCCTGCCGTTCTTGAACCGGATCCTAAGATAGCCAAACGGGTTGAAGATAGATTTGGTAGACTTTTAAATTCGCTTTGA
- the rfaD gene encoding ADP-glyceromanno-heptose 6-epimerase, whose protein sequence is MSKIRVIITGGAGLIGSNLVRLLNERGVEDILIVDHLGILSKWKNLRDLCYTDYLEKEDFLSRVISGQLPKGYTHVLHMGACSSTTESDASYLIKNNFEYTKVLAEACLDKHLRFLYASSAATYGDGTYGYDDKAPIADLRPLNMYGYSKHMFDLYAQKKGYLSKITGVKFFNVFGFGEAHKGDMRSVVLKGYEQILSEGKIRLFKSYKPEYKDGEQKRDFLYVKDAAKIAIHLFSGNHFGLFNVGRGVAETWLDLANGLFGALDRKSQIEFVEMPESLRAKYQYYTKASTEKLLSTGYAEGFTDLKTAIADYVKLLQTQLD, encoded by the coding sequence ATGTCTAAGATTCGAGTTATTATTACCGGCGGAGCGGGTTTGATCGGAAGCAATCTTGTGCGTCTTCTGAATGAGAGAGGCGTGGAAGATATTTTAATCGTGGATCACTTAGGAATCTTATCCAAATGGAAAAATTTGCGCGACCTATGCTATACCGACTATCTTGAGAAAGAAGACTTTCTATCTAGAGTGATTTCTGGACAATTACCGAAGGGTTACACTCATGTTTTACATATGGGAGCCTGTTCGTCCACGACGGAATCGGACGCATCTTATCTGATCAAAAATAATTTCGAATATACGAAAGTGCTAGCGGAAGCTTGTTTGGACAAGCATCTTCGTTTTCTTTACGCGTCTTCGGCGGCCACTTACGGAGACGGGACTTACGGATACGACGATAAGGCTCCGATAGCAGATTTGCGTCCGCTGAATATGTACGGTTATTCCAAGCACATGTTCGATTTATACGCTCAAAAGAAAGGTTATCTCTCAAAGATTACAGGCGTAAAATTCTTTAATGTTTTCGGTTTTGGAGAGGCGCATAAAGGTGATATGAGATCCGTCGTTTTGAAAGGATATGAACAAATTCTTTCGGAAGGAAAGATCCGACTATTTAAATCGTATAAGCCTGAATATAAGGACGGAGAGCAGAAGCGCGATTTTTTATACGTGAAAGACGCGGCTAAAATCGCAATCCATCTATTTTCAGGAAATCATTTCGGCCTTTTCAATGTAGGAAGAGGTGTGGCAGAAACCTGGCTGGATTTAGCGAACGGACTGTTTGGCGCTTTAGATCGGAAGAGTCAGATTGAATTCGTGGAAATGCCGGAGAGTCTTCGCGCAAAATACCAATATTATACTAAAGCTTCCACGGAAAAATTACTTTCTACCGGTTACGCCGAGGGTTTTACAGATCTTAAAACTGCGATTGCAGATTATGTAAAACTTCTGCAAACCCAATTAGATTAA
- a CDS encoding ArsR/SmtB family transcription factor: MAAQKLEIKKAHLDSTIRGLKAVAHPDRLKILLYLSKKEHSVGELVDALGISQSAASQHLSKMKEAGYLGSKKVSNQVFYSIKDQKFKSFAKSLLQIFSK; this comes from the coding sequence ATGGCAGCCCAAAAGTTAGAAATCAAGAAAGCCCACCTGGACTCGACCATCCGCGGATTAAAAGCAGTAGCTCACCCAGACAGATTAAAAATTCTACTGTATTTATCTAAAAAAGAACACAGCGTTGGTGAGTTAGTCGACGCGTTAGGAATTAGTCAATCTGCTGCTTCCCAACATTTAAGTAAGATGAAGGAAGCTGGATATCTTGGCAGCAAGAAAGTATCCAATCAAGTTTTCTATTCCATTAAAGATCAGAAATTCAAAAGCTTCGCAAAGTCTTTACTTCAAATTTTCTCGAAGTAA
- a CDS encoding SDR family NAD(P)-dependent oxidoreductase has translation MEITGKTAVITGSAGGLGKAMAEHFAKLGANIVLSDISEEKLSEALKDIEGIGVKAIAVRTDVSKEADAEALMEKAVSKFGSLDIAVLNAGILRDGLLVKTDKQTGKVASKLSLSNWQSVIDVNLTGVFLTGREAAVQMINTGSKGIIIPIASVAMHGNPGQTNYSAAKAGVAAMTKLWAKELSRYGIRVAGIAPGFIATEMVMKDMNPEALKKWETQIPIGRLGYPSEIAETAAFIATNELVDGVVLEISGGVKI, from the coding sequence TTGGAAATAACAGGTAAAACCGCAGTAATTACCGGTTCGGCCGGAGGCTTAGGCAAAGCGATGGCCGAACATTTTGCGAAACTAGGTGCAAACATCGTTCTTTCCGATATCTCGGAAGAAAAATTGTCCGAAGCGTTAAAGGATATAGAAGGGATAGGCGTCAAAGCGATCGCAGTGAGAACGGACGTTTCCAAGGAGGCCGATGCAGAGGCTCTCATGGAAAAGGCAGTTTCAAAATTCGGAAGTTTGGATATTGCAGTGTTGAATGCAGGAATTCTACGAGACGGATTGCTTGTAAAAACCGATAAACAAACAGGCAAAGTCGCGTCCAAACTTTCCTTATCCAATTGGCAATCCGTAATAGACGTCAATTTAACTGGAGTTTTTTTAACGGGAAGAGAAGCTGCAGTGCAGATGATCAATACCGGGTCTAAAGGAATCATCATTCCGATCGCTTCTGTTGCCATGCATGGAAATCCAGGCCAGACGAACTACTCTGCTGCGAAAGCCGGAGTAGCCGCCATGACGAAACTTTGGGCAAAAGAGTTAAGTCGCTACGGGATTCGAGTAGCAGGGATTGCTCCCGGCTTTATCGCCACTGAGATGGTCATGAAGGATATGAATCCGGAAGCATTAAAAAAATGGGAAACTCAAATTCCGATCGGGAGACTGGGTTATCCGAGTGAAATAGCCGAGACGGCTGCTTTTATCGCAACGAACGAACTCGTAGACGGAGTAGTACTTGAAATTTCAGGCGGAGTGAAAATTTAA